CATTGAGGGGCTGAGCGCCCAGGATTACATTGTGGAGTCGATCCTGGCGCCGGGCGCCTACCTGGTGCCAGGCTTCGATAACCTGATGCCGAGCACCTGGGGTACCACGCTCACCGGCGAAGAAATGGATGCCATTGTTGCGTTTCTGCTGACACTCCAATAGCCCACGGGGTTAGTGTTAGCACATAGAAGAGGAGATATTCGCTTGATTAAAACCATACTCACCTGGATTGGGCGCGTGTTGGCGGCGCTGCTCGGCTTGCTCGCGCTGGCCTTGCTGGTCGCCGCCTTCCGCCCCGTGCCGCGCGATGAAGTGCCGGCCGTGTACGGCGCGGGGGCCAGCTCAGTGCAGCCCTCCACCACCGGTTTGCTGCGCGCCTTCCCGGAGCTCAACTCTCCGGTAGATAACCCGCAGACTGCCGAGAAGGTGGCGCTGGGCCGCCTGCTGTTCTTTGACCCGGTGCTCTCTGACAACAATGAGATGAGCTGTGCCAGTTGCCACCACCCGGATCTGGGCTTCGCCGATGGGCGCCAGCTCGCCCAAGGGGTGGATGGCGAGACTCAGCGCAACGCGCTGAGCTTATGGAACGTGGCCTATAGCGCCCACTTCTTCTGGGATGGGCGCGCCCCCTCGCTGGAAGAGCAGGTGCTGGTGCCGCTGGAACACCCCAACGAAATGCAAGTGAGCGACCGCGGCGCGCTGGAAGCCGAACTGGAAGCCATTCCGGAATATGTGCAACTGTTCGATGCGGCCTTCCCCGGCCAGCGCATCAGCGTAAAGACGGTGCAGCACGCGCTGGCCGCTTTTGAGCGCACGCTGACCTCGCAAAACAGCCCGTTCGATGCCTACGCCGCCGGCGATCTGCAAGCGCTGACCGCTAGCCAGCGCCGCGGCTTCGCCCTGTTCCGCTCGGCGGCCACGCGCTGCTTTGAGTGCCACACCGCGCCCACCTTCGGCAACGACACCTTCCGCATCACCGGCGTGGCTGACCTCGAGGGCCAGGAGCACGACCCCGGCCGCTCGGCGGTGGGCGATGCGCCCGATGGCGCCTTTAAGGTGCCCACGCTGCGCAACATCGTGCTCAGCGCGCCCTACATGCACAACGGCATCTTTGCCAGCCTGGAAGAAGTGATCGACTTCTATGCCGGCGGTGGTGGCCGTGCCGATGGCGTGCAAGGCGTTGACCCGCTGATCCGCCCGTTTGAGCTCACTGATCAGGAAAAGAGCGATCTGATCGCCTTCCTCTACAGCCTGACGGACGAGAGCCAACTGCCCGAGATCCCCACGGAAGTGCCTTCCGGCCTGCCGGTGGTGACGCGCATCGAAAACCCGGAACGCAACAATGCTGCCGAGATCAATGCGCCCGGCAGCGGCGAGACGGTGAGCAATGGCAGCGGGGCGGAGATCGTGGTGCAGCCGGATGAAACCATCCAGGCCGCGGTGGACCGCGCCCGCCCGGGCGATACGGTGCTGATCCCCTATGGCCTGTATCACGAACGCGTGGTGGTGGACCTGAACGACATCACCATTCTGGGTGTGCCCAACGCCGCCGGCGAGAACCCCGTGCTGGATGGCGAAGACAAGCTGACCGAAGCGGTGATCGCTTCCGGCAACAACTTCGAGATCGGCTACCTGGATGTGAAGAACTACACCGATAACGGCGTGATCGTGGAGGGCGTGACCAATGTGCACATGCACCACATCTACGCCGAGAAGACCGGCACCTACGGCCTCTACCCGGTGCAGAGCACTGGCGTTTTGATCGAAGACAGCGAAGTGACCGGCGCCGATGATGCCGGCATCTACGCCGGGCAGAGCGAAGACGTGGTGATCCGCAACAATATCGTGCACGGCAACGTGCTGGGCATTGAGGCGGAGAACACGGTGAACGCCGAGCTGTACGGCAACCATGCCTACAACAATACCTGTGGCATCCTGGTGGTGCTGCTGCCACATCTCACCTCACGCATTTCGTTGAACACGCAGGTGTACGACAACCTGATTGAAGCCAACAACCACAGCAACTTTGCCAAAGATGGCACCGCCGCGGCGATCATGCCGCCGGGCACGGGCATCGCCCTGATCGCCTCGGACAAGGTGGAAGTCTATGGCAACACGGTGAAGGACAACAACACCGGCGGCATCGGTATCTTCAGCCTGACGATCGCCTACGCCAAGGATGAGATCGATGTGGGTGACCGCCCCGAGGATATCTACATCCACGACAACCAGTTGATCAACAACGGCCAGCAGCCGGATCCGTTCCTGGCGCAACTGGGCGTGCCGGGCTCCGACATCCTGTGGGATGTGAGCGGCGCCGGGCTGCGGGTAGACCAGCCCGAAGAGGGCCTCAACGTCTTCCCGCCGCTGCTGCCCAGCTCCAGCTGGGGCGACTGGGCCTATCGTATGTACTGGCATGCGCTCAACTTCGTGATAGGGCTGGTGAGCTAGAAATAAAGGCAAGTAATACAAAAACGGCAGCCGCAGCATATGCTGCGGCTGCCGTTTTTTGTGCTTAGCGCAATACTGGGGCGGGTCTGAGACCGCCCCTACGTTTGTGAGTCTATACATTCCACGCTCCTGCAAGTCTGAGCTAGCGGCAAGCTGGGTTTTGGCATAAGCCCAACTTAGTGTCATCCCGAGCGTAGCGAGGGATCCTTTAGGTCACAGCAAAAGATAAGCATCTTTTGAAGCAACTTCACGGATCCCTGCTCGGCTTTACGGCCTCGCTCGGAATGACAACGCGTGCCTACAGGTTTAGGCACTGTAAGGTGGCTTTTTGTATGACCTAAAGGATCCCTCCTCGGCCTAGCGGCCTCGTTCGGGATGACAACAAGATTCAGGGAAGCGCTGCTGCCCTGCTCACCGCCACCCTTCTCCCGCATTTATGCTAAAATTGCCAGGTTAAATCAACTCGCCCTTGGCCGCGCAG
The DNA window shown above is from Anaerolineales bacterium and carries:
- a CDS encoding right-handed parallel beta-helix repeat-containing protein, whose translation is MIKTILTWIGRVLAALLGLLALALLVAAFRPVPRDEVPAVYGAGASSVQPSTTGLLRAFPELNSPVDNPQTAEKVALGRLLFFDPVLSDNNEMSCASCHHPDLGFADGRQLAQGVDGETQRNALSLWNVAYSAHFFWDGRAPSLEEQVLVPLEHPNEMQVSDRGALEAELEAIPEYVQLFDAAFPGQRISVKTVQHALAAFERTLTSQNSPFDAYAAGDLQALTASQRRGFALFRSAATRCFECHTAPTFGNDTFRITGVADLEGQEHDPGRSAVGDAPDGAFKVPTLRNIVLSAPYMHNGIFASLEEVIDFYAGGGGRADGVQGVDPLIRPFELTDQEKSDLIAFLYSLTDESQLPEIPTEVPSGLPVVTRIENPERNNAAEINAPGSGETVSNGSGAEIVVQPDETIQAAVDRARPGDTVLIPYGLYHERVVVDLNDITILGVPNAAGENPVLDGEDKLTEAVIASGNNFEIGYLDVKNYTDNGVIVEGVTNVHMHHIYAEKTGTYGLYPVQSTGVLIEDSEVTGADDAGIYAGQSEDVVIRNNIVHGNVLGIEAENTVNAELYGNHAYNNTCGILVVLLPHLTSRISLNTQVYDNLIEANNHSNFAKDGTAAAIMPPGTGIALIASDKVEVYGNTVKDNNTGGIGIFSLTIAYAKDEIDVGDRPEDIYIHDNQLINNGQQPDPFLAQLGVPGSDILWDVSGAGLRVDQPEEGLNVFPPLLPSSSWGDWAYRMYWHALNFVIGLVS